The stretch of DNA GCGTGTCCGCGGTTTCTGAAGACACGCAAGAGCGACCGCCTGAGGGCACGGAGCTCAGCGATCACCACGACAAACGACCGCCCGTGACTCCAAGGGATGGGTACTTGCGGTTTCTGATCCCTGTCCGGCTCGTTTCTCTTCACGATGCTGTAAATGCACATTTGCATTCCGCCCCGACTCTGTGCATCCCGGCTTGAGCACAGCCGGCGACGCGCAGGGGACCGACTTGTTTCGCTTTGTCTCGCTGGAGTGAAGCCACCACGCTAAACTTCGACGGAGAAGAAAACCGGGTGTAGCTCAAAGCAACAACGCCCTTTAACGAGAGCCTTTACTTTGTAGGTGTATATTTAACCAGAGGACAAACAAAAAGCGCAAAACAATCTTGAAACTCTCCGTCAACAAAAGAAGAAGTGAGAGCAGAGGACAGCCACGCCGGTCCGCGTCACCTGTATCTCCGCGGCGGGGATTTCCGACTCCAGCTCGCACAGAGCCACGAAGTCCCGCAGCTCCAGCTCGGCGGAGACCTGCAGGGAGAAGGTGATCTCCGAGCGGTCCCTCCGCACGCAGTACACCGTCAGCATCATCGCGCCTGCGGCACAGGCAGCTATCCACACCCGGCCGGTCGCTCGCAAGCAAACTCGCCGCAGCCTACACGGGCGCGTCCTCTCCTAGGGCCGGTGAATAATCTCTGCCGCCGCGGCTGCTAGCCCTGTTTTCACCACTCGACACAGTAGCACCCGCCGCCACACTCGCACACTCTCACGCACTGTGTCGGAAGTCCTGGACGGCAGCCGGAAGCGGCGGCGCCTCTGCGCCTGCCGCCGCCACACTGCCGTCAAGCGGCCGCACTGTCGCGATGCCGGCAGGGCCGCTGCGCCGGCGCTGTAGGAGCTTCTTGTGTATTACAGTAAAAACACCGAACCATAACTATCTTTATCCCTACGCCGTACGGTACTTCCGCTTAAAGTTAtccgagacagaaaaaaatctcaACCTGTTAAAGCCTTGCCAAATGTACTGTACCGAGACCTGCTCAGTGTACAGGGGCCAAGTTATTTTGAGACACAAggcaaactccatgcagtttTGCAGACCCCGGCGCGCTTTGGTCTTGAACATTAAGCAAACCAGCGTGAACTACACAGAGCAGTTGCTATAGTGAGGATGATTGACAGACGTGTCCGTCTACAGCAGTTTTCAGGTCTCTAAACCCACCATTGGGGAGTATGTTAATGGCAGGGCATTCCCTATAAATCTGGTACAATTTCAGATTTGAGCACACCTATATAACTCCCAGCTCCTCAGGTCTCATTCTGGATTTGTCTTGGAATCAACAGATCCTAAATGAACTGTTTCTAGAGACAATTCCATGTGTTGTTGAGGCTCCAGTACATTCTCACAGTTTTAGGAATGAATAATTTGTGCAACAATTCAGGCTGGTAccttaaatgaaaatacaagtCAAATGCAAAACAGCACAGTTGTGAGGGTGgaatgttgttttatttgttctGGTTCAAATGGCAACAAAACCTGTCAGGTGAGAGCCTCAAAAACTGAAAATTTGTATATAAAgagatttaatttaaatctcTCTTGAATTAATGCATCGTTCTTCAGAACACTGCAggaaaacaatgcaaaacacaaaacacagaaaataatcCAGAACAACAGTGCTTTAACCCCAGTAATCAGTGAGATGGAGAGAACTGCACAACAAAACCAGACAGCACCCCCAACCCCGCTGCTGCCCCTCCAGGCCCACGTGCTGTGGCCCTGCCAGATGTGCCAGGGGCTACTGCCAGCTGCCCAGCTGTAGCAGCAGCTGCAGAACTCCGGACCTGCTGCCAAGACGCCACTCTACTCcgccttctccttctccttcatgTGCAGGAAGACGATGCTGAAGATGAAGAGGCCGCCCATCATGGAGAAGGCGCTGGCGTAGTAGGGGAAGGCAGAGGGGATGAAGCGCTCGTACTGCGTGTGCTGCAGGGGGCGCACTGACACCTGTCGAGAGAGAAAGATACATTTGAGCCTGAACACACCTGTATCCAGCTGCTCGTGCAGCAACGCACAAGCCCTCTGCATTTCATATTATTCAACTACCTTTATACCAGAAGACACACAGCTATGACAGAGCGAGGTGGAGACACTCTGTAAAACTTCTTAACCTTTACAGACAATTCATCTCAGCACAAGAAAACTACAGCTGTTCATCACAATTTCCAAAAACACTCCAAAGAATAAGAACCCAAGTAAATTAAGACAGATACTCATTCAGCTTTTGGTCAGGTGGAGGCTAAGTGAACCGTACGTGACCAGCAATCAAGTCTGTTGTAAGAGATAgttacacattaaaaaaaacagacaaacgagtcatttattaatactgtatgaacTTTTCATGGTTAATACACCCATGAAATAGCAAAATATCTATTAATCTGTAAAACAATTTTCAGGATCTGGACTAGTTGTGGACATGCCTTTGACTATGTTTTGGGTGATTGATTGGAGACCATCTAATATTTTTTAGGCACACGTCTGAGTTATTGGAATTTAAAAGACATCAAATTGTGTTGCAAATGGTGAATTTAaaccacatatatatatatgagagATAGTAATTATATTGTGGTGACTgtactttatttgtttttagatCACCAACTTACAGCCATAACTTTCTCTTTTATATCCAGACAGAACTTCATGTCTTACTCAATGTATCCACTGGTTTCTGCACCATAAGCTTGTTCAGACTGTTTGTGCTTCAAGTaaataaaaaggtttatttaaAGTACTCAAATCAGTCAATCACTCACAACTACAAACCAACATATTTCATTTCCAATCTAATTCAGGtcaaaatacttattttaaatttatattaaataagaacagtttgacttttaaaatgtgcaatttAAAAAGACACACAGGGCAATAAAAGCAGAGGCTTGTACAAGATGGCTTCATTGTGCTGCCAATCTCACATTCCCTGCACAAGCACAGCAGCAGTGCTTTACCCATGGAAGCAGGATGGGCAGGAGTTGAGAGCTCGCCAGTCCGGCACACATCCCAGCCAGTGGCAGCAGTGCTGTGGGCTCACCTGGGTGGAGGAGTACAGGTGGGTGTATCCCAGCCGGTTGTAATCTACTTTAAACTGGAAAACACCGTAGACGTCAGGAAGCTTGAACTGCACGCTGTACTTTCCACCTGCAAAGATTTTAACAAACTGTTTTTACAACACCCAAAGAACACTACAAAACTCAAACCTGGAAATGGTATgttcattattcatttttaatagctGCTGCCCTGTAGGAAAGTACACAGGAGGACACAGGGCCTGTGAGCACAGGCTAGAAATGAAGTTCTCTGGTCAGTCCTACCGTTTTTCTTCAGGTATGTCCTGACAAAGGGGTCGATCCTGACAAACTCGAGCTGGATATCATCTCCATCAAAGGGAACCCATTTTCCATCAGACAGCTTCTCCAGCACGATGCTGTactcctgcagacacacagcgGCACAGGCCCTTTCAGACTCAATGAGTCGCCAGCAGCACAGACCCAGAGCTCTGGGCTGTGGCTGTGCAACAGTGACACAGGCTTGCTTTAGGTCACGGGTCAGAAGAATGTTGTAGAACAGGTAGaagttcattttcaaacacCTACTAAAGACTTTTAAGATTATCAGTCCATGAGTATACAATAACAGTAAGGCAGACATCTTCAGAAATACACCTTTCCCCAAGAAAtaagatttttagatttttttttaaaagaaaaagaaaacatggctTCACGGTAACTGCCCGGGCCCTGCCGCACTCACCACGAGGTCTGTGATCGTGTAGGCACTGGGGGGGGCAGTCTCCCCAGCTCGGTGGTGCGAGACGGCGCCCACCCTCAGCACGCCCTCCTCCTTGAACACCCAGCGGGACAGCGCCAGCGCCAGCTCCTGGTTCCCAGTCTGGGCATGCCTGCAGACGGACGGGACAGCCCCCTTAGAGCCCTACAGCACCGCAAACAGCACAATGCTCCTCGGAATGGCTACAGACACATCTGGAGTATTTACACAAGCACAAAACCTATTTTATACAAAAACGACAACTTTAATCATTGTGGGGGGGCGGAGGTGTTTGCACAGAAGTGCAGTCATGCTcggggcagggagagagggTCACCTTTCAGAGCCTGGTGCCGCCTTCTGCACCGCAGAGTTGAAGAAGGCATCGCTAAAGAAGTCTAGGGAACCGCTGAAAACCACTCGAGCGTTGTTCCGAGCCTGCAGGCCAGCGATCAGCAGCGTGTTCTTCCCCACCGCGTGGGGGTACTGAGACACAGGAGCAGATAAAGCATCGGTCTGCCATCAATACATCTGCAGCTACAGCACAATGTCAAATATTCTTTTACAAAACTGTGAAAACAAACCCTTCATCTGAACTACCTTTTCGTATGGCTTAATTTTCAGAGTGAAGCGTTACAAACCTGAACCctgaatttttttattcaagATACTGGATATAACCTGATCTGCATGACAACCAACTGAAAACCACTGGACAATTCAAGGTCCTATATTTCTATGGGATCATGGAAACAGGCAGCAGTCAAACTCAAGGCTGCCAACAGTGCAGAACTCCACAGCATCCCTGGCTGACCTGAGTGATGGGCCGGTCTGGGAAGAAGGAGTAGGATGTGGAGGATCCAGTCAGGATGTCCAGGACCAGGGGGTTGTCTGGGTCAGCCACCATCCTTGACAAATACACCACCACAGGTGTTAGTTTCAGTTACACCctcactcctgcaacatcaaacTGGCACTGCACAGAAAGCCAGGTGTCAGACTGCACCAGCTGAGGGCTCCTGCACGTAAATTATCAAGCCTCTGGACTTTTCAAGCATTTTGCTTTAGCAGACCATGCAAAACGGAGGTGTAATTATGTGCATTTTCGCACCATGTGTGCTTCTAAAGGAGGGGACTCACCCGACGCCCTTGAACAGGATGGGCTTTCCAGTGGGCCTGCCGACAATGGTTGGAGCCTTCAGCAGGTTCTCTGGGTCAGCCACTATCAGGGTGTGCTGCACAAGGGCGACAGACAAGTGCTTCACAAACTCCTCTTGTTAACCCTTTAAGCCACCTCACGCCTCAGAAACAGCTAATGTGGTTAAACACACAGAGACTTAATGTTTTGGTGTCGAGCCCTGGACTTTCCATTTCTCAAGcaggatttttgttttcaccAGGGAAAATGGACACATGTTTTCCACCTACTGGCATCTTCACAGGAGATGTAAGCGGTGTTACAGAATTCGTAAAGGGTCCTTGATCACCCTTTGCCAGAAACTGTCACAACCGTCACCAGCGTTGCTCGCAGCTGCCTCACCTCTCCTGGGTCCGAAACATCGTAGTTGTGGTGATCGATGACGGCAGTCTTCTCCTCGTCAAACTCGATGCCACACTCACTCCCCAGCTCTCTCAGGGGGTCACCTggcagagaggagggagagagcagagctCCAGCAGAGAAGCAGATAGAATCGGACATTGGAGGAGAGACATTTAAACACCCAGTCCAGTCTTACCAATGTCAGAACTGGCTGCAACGAGGACATTTCCTCCCCCGTCGATGAACGCGGTGATCGTTTCCACATTGATACTGCCTCCAAAATCTAAGGAATCGAAGGATTTGGAAAAATAGCCATTAGCAGATTATCCCGCCTCCTGCAGGACAATGAACTGCTGAGCTTTGTACTCTCGGCAAAGGCTGAATGATGACAAAAAGGGAGCGTGTAACACCCGTCTTCACCGAACAGAATAAGAGAATGGCTACTGTAAAAAATGTACTGAATACCAAAAGAAAACTGTCACATTTAACCCCAACAAATCCATAAAgttaacatttgaaaaaaatcattttttaggaCTAACATATAAATTTTATACAACAGACATGACAGTCGCCTTCCCAGATTGACAACAGGGGCCACCAATGGAAACAACACAGCCCGAAAGTTGTAGATGATGTCTTGTTGGACTCGGTCTCCCTGGGCCCCAGACGCCACGTTGCCCCAGCTCATCCCACCGCTGTTCAGTGGGGCTCACATCTGACACGTAGGGCCCCCACAGCAGAGCTCACGGGCTCATCTCGCGAGAAAGCCTGCTACCCGAGCAGCTCGAGGACGCACATTGTTACACAGGATAAACCTGGAGAAGAGGCCGCATGTCTCTACGCGGGCAGAAGTGGAGTGTTCGCTTTCTGTTGTGCAGACTGTTTCGACAACAGTCATACCAAGCAGAAAAACTATGAACTTTCTTATTTTGAGGGGTCTGCAGTGCTCCCCGAGAGCCAGGCAGACTGCGCCGGCACTGCGACACTGAGGCGCCACACTTACCTTCCACTGAGGGGGAGAAAATGATGAGGTGATCGTACAAGAACTGGCCGTACTTGATGAGAGACAGGCCGGGGTCGTCCGCAGTCTTGAAGGCCAGGTCAAACCCTCGGTCTGTAACATAGTCACGGTAAGAACACTACAAACACAAGGGCCTTCAACCCCACCAGCCCGCATGGTAGATGACAGTTAATTGGTCCTgccatttcctgaaaaaaatcaCGTTATCagattcaacaacatggctagacagcttgttccagacacccacaaccctttgtgtaaataaaTGCCTCTTGTTCTCATCTTAAAATGCACTTTCACATAGTTTCCAAGTGTGTTCCCTGGTCCATATTTAATTGTTAGTGCCCAGTACAGTCCCCAATTTcaatttaacttattttattctttaacgATATGAGTGGATTAAGCAAAAATTCTCAGTTATAATGACAACCTGGATAAGAGACACATCACTACATTACCAATAAGTACAACCGATTTAAAGCTTACTGCACAAAATCATAAAAggcaaaatatttatatatataaaagtggCTAAGATGCATCAGCACTGGCATATTTAATGACTGGACCCAGAAACGGTAGCTTCTCCTCATGAGCCATGGTATTTCTGGAGAATAATCTACGTATTCCttcaaaacataaataaaaaaaccacTGAATAGCAATACGAAAACAGgtatctgcaaaaaaacaaaaccaagtcGTAATTTAAAAGCGACCATCCCAAGTACTGGCACAGCGCATGAAAACAGTCACGCATCGGATTCATCCAGAGAGCAGAGCCGAGCAAGCAGCAGGGAGGTCTGGAAATCCTTCACATGGCGAAGTTCATCCGAACACTCGTCTCTCTTTAAGCTATACTGAAGCACTTCGCTCCGCCACGACCAGCACGCAGGTGTTTCAGGTGAGCTTGCGACTTCACGGCACCTCATTGTACTGTTCCGCGATCCCGGTGACGATCACACGGGTGGTCTGTGGGTGCTGAAAGCTCAGCGCTCCGAAGCCTAAGTCTGGGCAAActgtaactttttaaaaatcagaataCATGGGCTGTGCGGTTCACGTTTGCACCTCAGGTCTTCGTTCAGAACACCGCGGATCTTACCGGCCAAGCTGCGGAAGAAGACTGAATGAGTCTCCCTCATATTGATGTTGTCCAGCAGCACCAGCGTCCTACCGCCAGCCACAGCCCCCTGCAGCGTGGCCAGCACCACGCACAGGAAGAGCAGCAAACCTCCACCGAGCTTCTGGGCTCGGTTTCGCCCGCTGCACCGCGGCACAACAGCCCGaacacatccacacactccCACGGTAGCCATCTTCCCAGAGAGAACGACGTCAGCGCTAACACGGCGACCTTTCACCTTCACCGTCTCAGCCAACCAGAGGCCTGGGACCATTCGGTGAGCAGGGCCTGTTGCCAGGACAACCCCACCGTGGCCAAGGCTGTGCCGTAAACTGAAACAACAATGTCGGAAAATATGTCAAGAATAGTATCATTTAGGTccgaaaataataaaacaacatgTCGAAAATGACTTGGTATTCGTGTACTGATACGTTATCACTTTGTTGTCGGGCTGTCCATTTCACGGTTTTATTTAAAACGATGCTGCGTGGTACCGTCCAATCACACGTTGACAGCTCCTCTGGGCGGAAGTAAGCGCGCTGGCTGGAGCTGTTTCAGTCAGCAGGACTGTCTCTTCACCATCGTTTTACCCTCACGACCTGAAGGGTGCGATTTGCCGTAATATTTATGATGTAATTTTACTGATGAATGATGTGCATAAAAAAGGAGGGAATTATTACAGAATCTGTGAGAAACGCAATACTAGATTTGATCACACGGTGCCGCTAAATCCACATGATGAACGTAGTTCCAGCGAGAGGATGAAATGCACGATTTAGCAGTTCTGACCGTGACGTTGACTTTCAAGGATCTCGGGTCTCATAATTTCATTTTAGAGGCGTCTAAGTCCACAGTATCTGACATAGTCTGCGTATTGCGACTACATCTGCACAGACTGTGTGCTTCTGAGATGGATGTGTCTGTGGCCCCTGTTGTAGCAGGACTATTCTACTCTTTTTAATAAACTCTCATATGGGAGCGGGAGTATTCAGTCCTCTATAACTCTAGCTAGATCTGAGAGATTGTGAGTTCAGTGGATGGTGTCGTGCCCAGGAGTCACTTGAATGTTTTCTGAAGTGCCCGGTGCAGAGCGCAAATGCTGCCTGGCAGGTCCCAGGGGGCACAGAGTCAGCCCAGATGCAGCCAAGCCACCGTTGAGCTGAGCAACTGGCCAACTGTTGTTAGTTCTGGGGAAAGGGCTGTGCCTTTATGAATCATACAGCAGCCGTGCGGCTCAGTGTAACTGTGCTCTTCACATTCCCAATCCTCCAGGCCTCTTCTCGATCCATCAGCAGACTGAAATTTCACAGGAAAGCCCTGTATGGTTTAAAGTAGCAGGTTCAAAGCCTTCTACAGCATGTCCTGCTGAGAACTGGTCATGGAAGGGCATGAAGGTTCAGGTGTGTGTTCCAGGTGAATTCTCACTTTAAGTCATTAGTTTCTTAGTTGGTTGCATTTAACAACCCTTTTGAGTGTTAACAGGTGGCGGATTAAAGAGACATGCGACGCCCGCAGGCCTGGATTGAGGGGTGACGTTCAGTCCCAGGAGAGACTGTTCAGGCTTCCGTGTCAGAGAGTCCAGGCCATATGACTCGCTGCTGTCTGATCCCGGGCAGCCGCACACTCTCCACGTCTGATTTATAGTGCCATGACACAGCACAGCCAGGAATGTTAATTGATGCTCCACACCCAAAAAAAGAGGCCCTGTGTTCATGGTGTCCATTATCTCTCGGAGCAAATGCCTCTGAAATGATGGGTTGGCCTCTAGGCTGCGACCGTTCTGTGCTGCCTGGCTCACAGCCGGAGCTCCCAGGAATCCACTACGCTCTCTAATTACAGCCCAGGCTCTCCTCTTCCATTGAGCCCCAAATGAGGGGCTGCAATGGGGCCGATTAGAGGGCAGACTGCAGAGGATATGACAGCAGGAGAAGTGTGTGAGTTAAACACTGTCAGACCCTGCAATCAGGAAGCAAAGCCACCCGGTGTGTCTTGTCTGTTGGTCTGCCTGTGTAGCGAAAAAGGAAgggctaattaatattaattcctACAATTCATAGAGACCTCTTGCTCTCAACAAGCCTTAGCCCTGAAGGATGGTCCTTGTGACAACACATCTTTTCTTCAAAACCTTTTTGCAAGTTGTGTAGATATTCAGTATTTAAAAGCTGCATCCCTGCTTTAAATGACTGATTTCTGTAGATCTACAAAGATGCCATCTGCTCATAGTTAAGATCGTATCTAAACCACCCAGTGAATCATTATTCTatgttcaaatttaaaataaggGGGGATCGCTGACAGTggcatcttttgtttttttcaccatGGATATGTCTCCACAGCTGATTTAGGATTTTGACTCCAGGAGAACAAAGGTCTCTCCAGGTATTAAGGAAATATGTTGCAAGGAGAAGATGAAGGAACCTCAACTTTTCATTTCAATACAATACACCTGAGAGAGGATTTGATTAAGATATTCAACATTTTACAGGGAATCAATATGGTAGATCCtagtaaatattttaagttaAGATTCAATGACCAGAAAGCAGGTACATAACTAGAAACTGGTTAAAAGCTCATTTCACTCTAATACTAGAAAATATGTACACAGAGAAAGAAATTAATGAAATACCAAGTCACATACCACATGCAGCATCAAGATTAAAGTGATTTAAAAGCATACAAGTCACTCAGAATCATGGGAATAGGAATTGTGCACTGAAAGGTGCAAATATACCCCCTTGTCACTTGTCAGTTACTGCATCACTTGGCCTGGGACTGCGAACTGTGTCTTAGAAGTCAGACAGTTCTGCTCTCTAGCGTTGTGAAATGGCCAGGGCTTATTCATATGTCCTCTCCCAGCTGTTGCCCCAGCATCCTGCTGGGAATGCAGGACCAGCCTGTGGGATATGGCTCCACACTGTGCTCTCCCGGCTCACTTCCCTCCGCTGTCCCTCTGCACCGGCACAACAAGCCTCTACAGCCTCCAGAATAGAAAGGAAGGAATACTGACATGTTCCTTCCAGCAGATCACACCACTCATGAAGAGGAGCTTCTCCAGGTGGTCATCGGTACCAAATTTGGTTTCTTCAATACAAACCTAATATTAACTGTATTCAATGTGTTTTTCCACTTGCACTGTAACCAAATCAGTTATATTTAGAGGCACACTCAATGTTAGGGCCCTGCGTTTTCACAAACACATTTCAAGTGAAACCAGTGTAACAGAGAAAACTGTTATCTCTCACATGCGCTGTGCCAAAATGAGCACTCACACCTTGGCGCTGACACCTTGCCAACACCTCGACACCGGAGTG from Lepisosteus oculatus isolate fLepOcu1 chromosome 25, fLepOcu1.hap2, whole genome shotgun sequence encodes:
- the ddost gene encoding dolichyl-diphosphooligosaccharide--protein glycosyltransferase 48 kDa subunit, which codes for MVPGLWLAETVKVKGRRVSADVVLSGKMATVGVCGCVRAVVPRCSGRNRAQKLGGGLLLFLCVVLATLQGAVAGGRTLVLLDNINMRETHSVFFRSLADRGFDLAFKTADDPGLSLIKYGQFLYDHLIIFSPSVEDFGGSINVETITAFIDGGGNVLVAASSDIGDPLRELGSECGIEFDEEKTAVIDHHNYDVSDPGEHTLIVADPENLLKAPTIVGRPTGKPILFKGVGMVADPDNPLVLDILTGSSTSYSFFPDRPITQYPHAVGKNTLLIAGLQARNNARVVFSGSLDFFSDAFFNSAVQKAAPGSERHAQTGNQELALALSRWVFKEEGVLRVGAVSHHRAGETAPPSAYTITDLVEYSIVLEKLSDGKWVPFDGDDIQLEFVRIDPFVRTYLKKNGGKYSVQFKLPDVYGVFQFKVDYNRLGYTHLYSSTQVSVRPLQHTQYERFIPSAFPYYASAFSMMGGLFIFSIVFLHMKEKEKAE